The proteins below come from a single Cannabis sativa cultivar Pink pepper isolate KNU-18-1 chromosome 3, ASM2916894v1, whole genome shotgun sequence genomic window:
- the LOC115709009 gene encoding fructose-bisphosphate aldolase 6, cytosolic: MSCFKSKYEDELIANAAYIGTPGKGILAADESTGTIGKRLSSINVENVESNRRALRELLFTTPGGLECLSGVILFEETLYQSTAAGKPFVDVLKEGGVLPGIKVDKGTVELAGTNGETTTQGLDGLAQRCQKYYEAGARFAKWRAVLKIGPNEPSQLSINENAYGLARYAAICQENGLVPIVEPEILVDGTHSIEQCADVTERVLAACYKALNDHHVLLEGTLLKPNMVTPGSEAKKVAPEVIAEYTVRALQRTVPPAVPAIVFLSGGQSEEEATVNLNAMNKLKTKKPWSLSFSFGRALQQSTLKAWSGKEENIPKAQAAFLTRAKANSQATLGTYKGDATLGEGAAESLHVKGYTY; the protein is encoded by the exons ATGTCTTGCTTCAAGAGCAAATACGAAG ATGAGCTCATTGCCAACGCTGCTTACATCGGTACCCCTGGAAAGGGTATTCTTGCCGCTGATGAGTCAACTGGTACCATTGGCAAGCGTCTTTCTAGCATCAATGTAGAGAATGTCGAGTCCAACAGGCGTGCTCTTCGTGAGCTCCTTTTCACCACTCCTGGAGGCCTTGAATGCCTCAGTGGTGTCATTCTTTTTGAGGAAACTCTCTACCAAAGCACTGCTGCTG GTAAACCTTTTGTTGATGTGTTGAAGGAGGGTGGAGTCCTGCCAGGAATTAAGGTTGACAAGGGTACAGTTGAGCTTGCTGGAACAAACGGTGAAACCACCACTCAGGGTCTTGACGGCCTTGCTCAAAGATGCCAGAAGTACTATGAAGCCGGTGCTCGATTTGCTAAGTGGCGTGCTGTGCTTAAGATTGGTCCCAACGAGCCTTCTCAGTTGTCTATCAACGAAAATGCCTACGGGTTAGCTCGCTATGCTGCCATTTGCCAGGAGAATGGTCTTGTCCCAATTGTTGAGCCTGAGATCCTGGTTGATGGAACCCATTCAATTGAGCAGTGCGCCGATGTCACCGAACGTGTTCTTGCTGCATGCTACAAGGCACTCAATGACCACCATGTCCTTCTCGAGGGAACTCTTTTGAAACCCAACATGGTTACCCCTGGATCAGAAGCCAAAAAGGTTGCACCAGAGGTGATTGCGGAATACACAGTTCGTGCCCTGCAGCGCACCGTGCCTCCAGCTGTTCCTGCTATTGTGTTCTTGTCTGGTGGACAGAGTGAGGAGGAAGCAACCGTCAATCTCAACGCCATGAACAAGCTCAAGACAAAGAAGCCATGGTCACTATCCTTCTCCTTCGGAAGGGCACTCCAGCAGAGCACACTCAAGGCATGGTCCGGCAAAGAAGAAAACATCCCAAAAGCTCAGGCTGCTTTCCTCACCAGGGCCAAGGCCAACTCACAGGCAACTCTTGGAACTTACAAGGGTGACGCCACTCTAGGTGAGGGTGCTGCCGAGAGCCTTCATGTCAAGGGCTACACATACTAA
- the LOC115709010 gene encoding fructose-bisphosphate aldolase, cytoplasmic isozyme, with the protein MSCYKGKYADELIANAAYIGTPGKGILAADESTGTIGKRLSSINVENVETNRRALRELLFTIPGALQYLSGVILFEETLYQSTAAGKPFVDVMKEGGVLPGIKVDKGTVELAGTNGETTTQGLDGLAQRCQKYYEAGARFAKWRAVLKIGPNEPSQLAINENANGLARYAIICQENGLVPIVEPEILVDGSHDINKCADVTERVLAACYKALNDHHVLLEGTLLKPNMVTPGSDSPKVAPEVIAEYTVRALQRTMPPAVPAVVFLSGGQSEEQATVNLNAMNKLKGKKPWSLSFSFGRALQQSTLKAWSGKEENLAKAQAAFLTRCKANSEATLGTYKGSENLDDGASESLHVKNYTY; encoded by the exons ATGTCTTGCTACAAGGGCAAATATGCTG ATGAGCTCATCGCCAATGCTGCTTACATCGGTACCCCTGGAAAGGGTATCCTTGCCGCTGATGAGTCCACTGGCACCATTGGAAAGCGTCTTTCCAGCATCAATGTAGAGAATGTTGAGACTAACAGGCGTGCTCTTCGTGAGCTCCTCTTCACCATTCCTGGGGCTCTTCAGTACCTCAGTGGAGTCATTCTCTTTGAGGAGACCCTTTACCAAAGCACAGCTGCTG gTAAGCCATTTGTTGATGTTATGAAGGAAGGTGGAGTCCTCCCTGGTATTAAAGTTGACAAGGGTACAGTCGAGCTCGCTGGAACAAATGGTGAGACCACCACTCAGGGACTTGATGGTCTTGCTCAGCGTTGCCAGAAGTACTACGAAGCTGGTGCTAGGTTCGCTAAGTGGCGTGCTGTGCTCAAGATTGGCCCCAACGAGCCATCTCAGTTGGCCATCAATGAAAACGCCAATGGTTTGGCACGGTATGCCATCATCTGCCAAGAGAACGGCCTTGTCCCCATTGTTGAGCCAGAGATCCTCGTTGATGGATCACACGACATCAACAAGTGTGCTGATGTTACCGAGCGTGTTCTTGCTGCCTGCTACAAGGCCTTGAACGACCACCATGTCCTCCTCGAGGGAACTCTTTTGAAGCCTAACATGGTCACCCCTGGATCAGATTCCCCAAAGGTTGCCCCTGAGGTGATCGCTGAGTACACAGTTCGTGCCCTCCAGCGTACCATGCCACCAGCAGTTCCAGCTGTTGTGTTTCTATCTGGTGGACAGAGTGAAGAGCAGGCCACTGTTAATCTCAATGCCATGAACAAGCTTAAGGGAAAGAAGCCATGGTCGCTATCATTCTCTTTCGGTAGGGCTCTTCAGCAGAGTACCCTCAAAGCTTGGTCTGGAAAAGAGGAAAATCTTGCTAAGGCTCAAGCTGCATTCCTTACAAGGTGCAAGGCCAACTCTGAAGCTACTTTGGGAACTTACAAGGGTAGTGAGAACCTTGATGATGGAGCATCCGAGAGCCTCCATGTCAAGAACTACACTTACTGA